The Streptomyces sp. HUAS MG91 sequence GCTGCCGCACGGTGAAGTAGGCGCCCAGGTCGTGCGGCACGGAGTCGAAACCGCAGGCGTGCACCAGGCGGGCGCCCGTCTCACGCGCGCGGGCGTCGTGGCGCACGTACATCAGGTCCACGAACTCCGGCTCGCCCGTCAGGTCCACGTAGTCCGTGCCGCTGTCGGCGCACGCCGCGACGATGCCCTCCCCGTACTCCAGGTAGGGGCCGACCGTGGAGATCACCACACGCGCGCGGGCGGCCAGTTCGCGCAGGCTCGCCGGATCGGCGACGTCCGCGCGCTCCAGCGGGAGCACCGCGCACTCCGGGTCGATCCCGGTGAGCCGCTCGCGCAGCCGCTCCAGCTTCGCGGTGTCCCGGCCGGCGATCGCCCAGCGCAGCCCGTCCGGCGCGTGGGCCGCGAGGTACTCGGCCGTGAGCACCCCCACGAACCCCGTCGCCCCGAAGAGCACCACGTCGTACGCCCTGTCCGTCCTGTCGGGCTTCCCGCGCTCGTTCATGACACCCCTCATCGTGCGTCCCGGGCCGTTGCCGGTGGCCGAGGCTAGCGTGACGACCCGGAAATTGGCTAAGCGCTTGCTCGTCAAGGGCTTGTGCTGACCGGGCCGCATTCATAGCATCGTTGGTGTTACATCAGTTGTGTCACAGGCGGGCTGGGGGCGTGGCCGGATGACAGAGGCAGGCACGGAGACCCGCGAGGAGCACGGCGGCCCGCTCGCCGGGGTGCGCGTGGTCGAGCTCGCCGGGATCGGCCCCGGGCCGTTCGCCGCGATGGTCCTCGCCGACCTCGGCGCCGATGTCGTACGGGTCGACCGGCCGGGCGGAAGCGGGCTCGGGATCAACCCCGAGTTCGACATCACCAACCGCAACAAGCGCTCCGTGCTCGTCGACCTGAAGGCCGAGGGCGGCGTCGAGCGCGTGCTCGGACTCGTCGACCGCGCGGACATCCTGATCGAGGGCTACCGGCCGGGCGTCGCCGAGCGGCTCGGCGTCGGCCCCGCCGACTGCCACGCCCGGAACCCGAGGCTGGTCTACGGCCGGATGACCGGCTGGGGCCAGGACGGGCCCCTCGCGCAGCGCGCCGGACACGACATCGCCTACATCGCGCCGACCGGCACCCTCGGCATGATCGGCCGCCCCGACGAGCCGCCGACCGTCCCCGCCAACCTCGTGGGGGACTACGCGGGCGGCTCCCTCTACCTCGTCGTCGGCATCCTCGCCGCCCTGCACCACGCCCGCGCCACCGGCGCCGGCCAGGTCGTCGACGCCGCCATCGTCGACGGCACCGCCCACCTCACCTCGATGATCCACGGCATGCTCGCGGCGGGCGGCTGGCAGGACCGGCGCGGAGCCAACCTGCTGGACGGCGGCTGCCCGTTCTACGGCACGTACGAGACGGCCGACGGCCAGTACATGGCGGTCGGCGCCCTCGAGCAGCAGTTCTACGACGAGTTCACCGCACTGCTCGGCCTCGCGGACACCGCCCCCGCACGCAAGGACCTGGCCCGCTGGGGCGCCCTGCGCGAGGCCGTCGCCGCACGCTTCAAGGAGCGTACGAGGCAGGAGTGGACGGCCGTCTTCGAGGGCTCGGACGCCTGCGTCGCCCCCGTCCTGTCGCTGCGCGAGGCGCCCGGCCATCCGCATCTCGCCGCCCGCGGCACCTTCGTCGACCACGGCGGCATCACCCAGCCCGCACCCGCCCCCCGCTTCACGCGCACCCCCACCTCCGTCCGCTCGGGGCCCGCCCGGCCCGGCGCCGACACCGCGGCCGTGGCGCGCGACTGGGACGTACCGGCCCTGACCGACGAGCCCACCGACCCCCCGAAGAAAGGCAGTTGATCGCGAGCATGGAACGACGCCTGTTCAGCGCCGAGCACGAGGCGTTCCGCGAGACCGTGCGCACCTTCCTCGCCAAGGAGGTGACCCCGCACTACGAGCAGTGGGAGAAGGACGGCATCGTCGCGCGGGAGGCCTGGCTCGCCGCCGGCCGCCAGGGTCTCCTGGGACTCGCCGTGCCCGAG is a genomic window containing:
- a CDS encoding CaiB/BaiF CoA-transferase family protein gives rise to the protein MTEAGTETREEHGGPLAGVRVVELAGIGPGPFAAMVLADLGADVVRVDRPGGSGLGINPEFDITNRNKRSVLVDLKAEGGVERVLGLVDRADILIEGYRPGVAERLGVGPADCHARNPRLVYGRMTGWGQDGPLAQRAGHDIAYIAPTGTLGMIGRPDEPPTVPANLVGDYAGGSLYLVVGILAALHHARATGAGQVVDAAIVDGTAHLTSMIHGMLAAGGWQDRRGANLLDGGCPFYGTYETADGQYMAVGALEQQFYDEFTALLGLADTAPARKDLARWGALREAVAARFKERTRQEWTAVFEGSDACVAPVLSLREAPGHPHLAARGTFVDHGGITQPAPAPRFTRTPTSVRSGPARPGADTAAVARDWDVPALTDEPTDPPKKGS